One Agrobacterium tumefaciens genomic window carries:
- a CDS encoding C2H2-type zinc finger protein translates to MEIEAQTIEAMWRALQKPAPAMSRRANAMDGRIAASGWASAVDLEDYLLSQDRRLDPPAVVDPKILAGALGLPFRSVFPRPQRRNDDDSGYDMLSAADTAALCIWLERLGFRIDVADLCARVRPRLDATTHLTDEEISVLFYEANRHRLPPITLSAPHREWRGMITSLKTSSGYRLECAFDDDGHALWLTARSPKYRKRPEAIAVTCPDCGMTYVKGSRTDGQLHRSFHRKRFSVIEPKPHRRFSEALNRDLNAAWVDARSPKWKRAEVYSRALEFKRELGYDFTQWSLEAQHDPDAIGFLFSDEEERVIGACSFRPQDGASERPWRLDWIWICPDARRLGQLDRHWDRFRQRFGVFDVEHPVSDAMRAFLRKRGSADLLR, encoded by the coding sequence ATGGAGATCGAAGCTCAAACGATAGAAGCAATGTGGCGTGCCTTGCAAAAGCCCGCACCGGCGATGTCACGTCGCGCAAATGCGATGGACGGGCGCATCGCGGCGTCGGGGTGGGCCTCCGCCGTTGATCTCGAGGACTATCTTCTTTCACAGGATCGCCGACTCGATCCTCCAGCCGTCGTCGACCCCAAAATTTTGGCAGGAGCGCTGGGCCTGCCTTTTCGCTCGGTGTTCCCTCGACCGCAGCGCCGCAACGACGACGACTCTGGATATGACATGCTTTCAGCGGCCGATACCGCGGCGCTTTGCATTTGGCTGGAGCGACTCGGCTTCCGCATCGATGTCGCCGACCTTTGCGCGCGCGTTCGCCCGCGTCTGGACGCAACAACGCACCTGACCGACGAGGAGATTTCAGTGCTCTTCTACGAGGCGAACCGGCACCGCCTCCCGCCGATCACGCTTTCTGCCCCGCATCGGGAGTGGAGGGGCATGATAACGTCGCTCAAGACATCATCGGGATATCGCTTGGAATGTGCCTTTGACGACGACGGTCACGCGTTGTGGCTCACCGCTCGGTCCCCAAAGTACCGCAAGCGGCCCGAAGCGATAGCAGTGACATGCCCCGATTGCGGAATGACGTACGTCAAGGGCTCTCGGACCGATGGGCAATTGCATCGTTCTTTCCACCGGAAGCGATTCTCCGTCATCGAACCCAAGCCGCATCGACGCTTCAGCGAAGCACTCAATCGAGATCTGAATGCCGCATGGGTAGATGCCAGGTCCCCGAAATGGAAACGCGCAGAAGTCTACAGCCGGGCGCTCGAATTTAAGCGCGAACTCGGCTACGACTTCACACAGTGGTCGTTAGAAGCCCAGCACGATCCCGACGCGATCGGGTTCCTATTCTCCGACGAAGAGGAGCGCGTCATCGGCGCGTGCTCTTTCCGGCCGCAGGATGGGGCGAGTGAAAGGCCGTGGCGCCTTGATTGGATTTGGATCTGCCCGGACGCCCGCCGCCTTGGCCAGCTCGATCGACATTGGGACCGCTTCCGCCAGCGTTTCGGCGTTTTCGACGTCGAGCACCCTGTTTCCGATGCAATGCGTGCTTTTCTGCGCAAGCGAGGTAGCGCCGACTTATTGCGGTAG